A region from the Toxotes jaculatrix isolate fToxJac2 chromosome 2, fToxJac2.pri, whole genome shotgun sequence genome encodes:
- the ythdf1 gene encoding YTH domain-containing family protein 1, translated as MMSAASIDPQTSKGQDASKAFPVSVQNGSLHQKDTVHDNDFEPYLTGQSNQNNSYQSMTDPYLSSYYAPSIGFPYPLSEAPWSTGGDPPIPYLTPYAPLSNGDHHFMHDTVFGQPGGLSSSIYPHRFNFFPENPAFSAWGTSGSQGQQTQSSAYGGSYSYPPSSLGGTLVPDGQTGFHSDTLSKAPGMNSLEQGMLGLKIGGDVTGSGSGVKSAGSVIGGGGSIAAAVATGNGGTPIGMPPPKPTSWAAIASKPAKLQQQKTKNKPGTPIAGGALPPPPIKHNMDIDTWDNKGTAPKMAPPLPPHHHHHQQHQPQLHSHAPSLLPPLQQSLQSAQSLVQQMTMQGPPPPPQSYQNHNSVPTPQTRWVAPRNRNLCYGGGSLDSSGSSNGGGVGNGGGGGGGLPPELGSESHPVLEKLRAAHSYNPKEFDWNLKNGRVFIIKSYSEDDIHRSIKYSIWCSTEHGNKRLDSAYRAMNSKGPVYLLFSVNGSGHFCGVAEMRSPVDYGTSAGVWAQDKWKGKFDVNWLFVKDVPNSQLRHIRLENNDNKPVTNSRDTQEVPLEKAKQVLKIIAQYKHTTSIFDDFSHYEKKQEEEEVVKKGYEPVSIQSRSRIDQDRQK; from the exons ATGATGTCTGCCGCTAGCATCGACCCTCAG ACATCGAAAGGACAAGATGCAAGCAAAG CCTTTCCAGTTTCAGTACAGAATGGCTCCCTCCACCAGAAGGATACAGTCCATGACAATGACTTTGAGCCCTATCTCACTGGCCAGTCCAATCAG aaTAACAGCTATCAGTCCATGACAGACCCTTACCTGTCCAGCTACTATGCCCCCTCCATTGGATTTCCTTACCCTCTCAGTGAGGCTCCTTGGTCTACAGGAGGTGACCCACCAATTCCCTACCTGACACCCTATGCCCCCCTCAGCAATGGAGACCATCACTTCATGCACGACACAGTGTTTGGGCAGCCGGGTgggctcagcagcagcatctaTCCTCACAGGTTTAACTTTTTCCCAGAGAACCCGGCCTTCTCTGCCTGGGGCACCAGTGGTTCTCAGGGCCAGCAGACTCAGAGCTCGGCCTATGGGGGGAGTTACAGCTACCCACCCAGCTCTCTAGGAGGCACCTTAGTCCCTGATGGTCAGACAGGTTTCCATAGTGACACCCTGAGCAAAGCTCCAGGTATGAACAGCCTAGAGCAGGGCATGCTGGGCCTAAAAATAGGTGGGGAtgtgacaggaagtggctcaggTGTGAAGAGTGCAGGCTCTGTGATCGGTGGAGGTGGCAGCATAGCTGCAGCTGTTGCCACAGGCAACGGTGGCACACCAATTGGAATGCCCCCTCCGAAACCTACATCGTGGGCTGCTATTGCAAGTAAACCTGCCAAGCTGCAGCAACAGAAGACCAAGAACAAGCCTGGCACACCCATAGCTGGAGgagctctgcctccacctcccaTCAAACACAACATGGACATTGATACATGGGATAATAAAGGGACTGCTCCCAAGATGGCTCCTCCTTtacccccccaccaccatcaccaccaacagcaccagcCACAGCTTCACTCCCATGCTCCCAGTCTCCTACCTCCCCTTCAACAGTCCCTACAGTCTGCCCAGTCCCTCGTGCAGCAGATGACCATGCagggtcctcctcctcctccacagtctTACCAGAACCACAACTCTGTTCCAACACCTCAGACCCGCTGGGTAGCCCCACGCAACCGCAACCTGTGCTACGGTGGCGGAAGCTTGGACAGCAGCGGCTCCTCTAATGGTGGCGGTGTTGGTAAcggaggtggagggggtggcGGTTTGCCTCCAGAGCTGGGATCAGAGTCCCACCCTGTGCTGGAGAAGCTGCGAGCAGCCCACAGCTACAACCCCAAGGAGTTTGACTGGAACCTGAAGAACGGCCGCGTGTTCATCATCAAGAGCTACTCTGAGGACGACATCCACCGCTCCATCAAGTACTCCATCTGGTGCAGCACGGAGCATGGCAACAAGCGTTTGGACTCAGCCTACAGAGCGATGAACTCTAAAGGTCCTGTCTACTTGTTGTTCAGTGTCAACGGTAGCGGCCATTTCTGCGGCGTGGCAGAGATGCGCTCGCCTGTGGACTATGGCACCAGTGCTGGTGTTTGGGCGCAGGACAAGTGGAAGGGCAAGTTTGATGTGAACTGGTTGTTTGTCAAGGACGTGCCTAATAGCCAGCTGCGCCACATCCGCctggaaaacaatgacaacaagcCAGTCACCAACTCACGTGACACTCAAGAGGTTCCTCTGGAGAAGGCAAAGCAGGTGCTCAAGATTATTGCCCAGTACAAACACACCACCTCTATCTTTGATGACTTTTCCCACTAtgagaagaagcaggaggaggaggaggtggtgaaaaAG ggctatgaGCCCGTCTCAATACAGAGCCGATCCCGAATCGATCAG GATCGTCAGAAGTAA